Proteins encoded within one genomic window of Microbacterium sp. LKL04:
- the rpoB gene encoding DNA-directed RNA polymerase subunit beta: protein MAAARNATSTTTIKNGRGASRLSFAKISDTLEVPDLLALQTESFDWLVGNEAWKARVAEAQAAGRTDVPEISGLEEIFEEISPIEDLGETMQLSFTNPYLEPEKYSIEECKERGKTYAAPLYVEAEFMNHLTGEIKTQTVFMGDFPLQTARGTFIINGTERVVVSQLVRSPGVYFDKTPDKTSDKDIVSARVIPSRGAWLEFEIDKRDQVGVRIDRKRKQSVTVFLKALGLTTEDIMQEFAGFSSIEETLEKDTILTKEDALRDIYRKLRPGEQVAAEAARALLDNFYFNPKRYDLAKVGRYKINQKLGIDKQLSDSVLTVEDIVATIKYLVRLHRGDVSYDGTRGGKAAEIRLDVDDIDNFGNRRIRAVGELIQNQVRTGLSRMERVVRERMTTQDIEAITPQTLINVRPVVAAIKEFFGTSQLSQFMDQNNPLAGLTHKRRLSALGPGGLSRERAGVEVRDVHPSHYGRMCPIETPEGPNIGLIGSLASFARINAFGFIETPYRRVVGNKVTDQIDYLTAAEEADYVVAQAGVELNADGTFVNDRILARRGQGGEVDLFPVDEIGYMDVSPRQMVSVATSLIPFLEHDDANRALMGANMQRQAVPLLRSESPIVGTGMEGYAAIDAGDVITAQKAGVVSEVSADVVTVQLDEGGTQDYFLRKFDRSNQGTSYNQRVVVSAGERVEVGEVIADGPATEDGELALGKNLLVAFMTWEGHNFEDAIILSQELVKNDTLSSIHIEEYEVDARDTKLGKEEITRDLPNVSPDLLKDLDERGIIRIGAEVRPGDILVGKVTPKGETELSAEERLLRAIFNEKSREVRDTSLKVPHGEQGTIIAVKEFNAEDGDDELGSGVNRRVVVYIAQKRKITAGDKLAGRHGNKGVIAKILPVEDMPFLADGTPVDVVLNPLGIPGRMNFGQVLETHLGWVAKQGWKVDGSPEWAAKLPEQAREAAPGTKVATPVFDGAFEEEIAGLLDSTNLTRDGERLIDSSGKAKLFDGRSGEPFPAGISVGYMYILKLHHLVDDKIHARSTGPYSMITQQPLGGKAQFGGQRFGEMEVWALEAYGAAYALQELLTIKSDDIVGRVKVYEAIVKGENIQEPGIPESFKVLMKEMQSLCLNVEVLSADGTEVNLRDSDDEAFRAAEELGINISTRFESTSIDEI from the coding sequence TTGGCTGCTGCGCGCAACGCAACTTCCACCACCACCATCAAGAACGGCCGCGGAGCATCCCGCCTCTCGTTCGCCAAGATCTCCGACACGCTGGAGGTTCCTGACCTCCTCGCGCTGCAGACCGAGTCGTTCGACTGGCTCGTCGGCAACGAGGCATGGAAGGCACGCGTCGCCGAGGCGCAGGCCGCCGGGCGCACCGATGTCCCCGAGATCAGCGGCCTCGAGGAGATCTTCGAGGAGATCTCGCCGATCGAGGACCTGGGCGAGACGATGCAGCTCTCGTTCACGAACCCCTACCTCGAGCCCGAGAAGTACTCCATCGAGGAGTGCAAGGAGCGCGGCAAGACCTACGCCGCCCCGCTCTACGTCGAGGCCGAGTTCATGAACCACCTCACGGGTGAGATCAAGACGCAGACGGTCTTCATGGGCGACTTCCCGCTCCAGACCGCGCGAGGCACCTTCATCATCAACGGCACCGAGCGCGTCGTCGTCTCGCAGCTCGTCCGTTCGCCCGGTGTCTACTTCGACAAGACCCCCGACAAGACGTCCGACAAGGACATCGTCTCGGCGCGCGTCATCCCCAGCCGCGGTGCGTGGCTCGAGTTCGAGATCGACAAGCGCGACCAGGTGGGCGTGCGCATCGACCGCAAGCGCAAGCAGTCGGTCACCGTCTTCCTCAAGGCTCTCGGCCTGACGACCGAAGACATCATGCAGGAGTTCGCGGGCTTCAGCTCGATCGAGGAGACCCTCGAGAAGGACACGATCCTCACCAAGGAGGACGCGCTCCGCGACATCTACCGCAAGCTCCGTCCGGGCGAGCAGGTCGCCGCCGAGGCCGCCCGCGCGCTGCTCGACAACTTCTACTTCAACCCGAAGCGCTACGACCTGGCCAAGGTCGGTCGGTACAAGATCAACCAGAAGCTCGGCATCGACAAGCAGCTGAGCGACTCGGTCCTGACCGTCGAGGACATCGTCGCGACGATCAAGTACCTCGTGCGCCTCCACCGCGGCGACGTCAGCTACGACGGCACCCGCGGCGGCAAGGCTGCGGAGATCCGCCTGGACGTCGACGACATCGACAACTTCGGCAACCGTCGCATCCGCGCCGTCGGCGAGCTCATCCAGAACCAGGTCCGCACCGGTCTGTCCCGCATGGAGCGCGTCGTCCGCGAGCGCATGACCACGCAGGACATCGAGGCGATCACGCCGCAGACCCTGATCAACGTCCGCCCCGTCGTGGCCGCGATCAAGGAGTTCTTCGGAACCTCGCAGCTGTCGCAGTTCATGGACCAGAACAACCCGCTCGCGGGTCTGACCCACAAGCGTCGCCTCTCGGCGCTCGGCCCCGGTGGTCTCTCGCGTGAGCGTGCCGGCGTCGAGGTCCGTGACGTCCACCCGTCGCACTACGGCCGCATGTGCCCGATCGAGACGCCGGAAGGCCCGAACATCGGTCTGATCGGCTCGCTCGCATCGTTCGCGCGCATCAACGCGTTCGGCTTCATCGAGACGCCGTACCGCCGCGTGGTGGGCAACAAGGTCACCGACCAGATCGACTACCTCACGGCGGCCGAAGAGGCCGACTACGTCGTGGCGCAGGCCGGTGTCGAGCTCAACGCCGACGGCACGTTCGTCAACGACCGCATCCTGGCCCGCCGCGGCCAGGGTGGCGAGGTCGACCTGTTCCCGGTCGACGAGATTGGCTACATGGATGTCTCGCCGCGCCAGATGGTGTCGGTCGCGACCTCGCTCATCCCCTTCCTCGAGCACGACGACGCGAACCGCGCCCTCATGGGTGCGAACATGCAGCGTCAGGCCGTCCCGCTGCTGCGCAGCGAGTCGCCGATCGTCGGTACCGGTATGGAGGGCTACGCCGCCATCGACGCGGGTGACGTCATCACCGCGCAGAAGGCCGGTGTCGTCTCCGAGGTCTCGGCGGACGTCGTCACCGTCCAGCTCGACGAGGGTGGCACGCAGGACTACTTCCTCCGCAAGTTCGACCGCTCCAACCAGGGCACGTCGTACAACCAGCGCGTCGTGGTCTCGGCCGGTGAGCGCGTCGAGGTCGGCGAGGTCATCGCCGACGGTCCCGCCACCGAGGACGGCGAGCTCGCCCTCGGCAAGAATCTCCTCGTCGCGTTCATGACGTGGGAGGGTCACAACTTCGAGGACGCCATCATCCTCAGCCAGGAGCTCGTCAAGAACGACACCCTCTCCTCGATCCACATCGAGGAGTACGAGGTCGACGCCCGCGACACCAAGCTGGGCAAGGAGGAGATCACCCGTGACCTCCCCAACGTCAGCCCCGACCTGCTGAAGGACCTCGACGAGCGCGGCATCATCCGCATCGGTGCCGAGGTCCGCCCCGGCGACATCCTCGTCGGCAAGGTCACGCCCAAGGGTGAGACCGAGCTCTCGGCCGAGGAGCGCCTGCTCCGCGCGATCTTCAACGAGAAGAGCCGCGAAGTCCGCGACACCTCGCTGAAGGTGCCCCACGGTGAGCAGGGCACGATCATCGCCGTCAAGGAGTTCAACGCCGAGGACGGCGACGACGAGCTCGGCTCGGGCGTCAACCGCCGCGTCGTGGTCTACATCGCCCAGAAGCGCAAGATCACCGCGGGTGACAAGCTCGCCGGCCGCCACGGCAACAAGGGTGTCATCGCGAAGATCCTCCCCGTCGAGGACATGCCCTTCCTCGCGGACGGCACCCCGGTCGACGTGGTGCTCAACCCGCTCGGCATCCCCGGTCGAATGAACTTCGGCCAGGTCCTCGAGACCCACCTCGGATGGGTCGCCAAGCAGGGCTGGAAGGTCGACGGTTCGCCGGAGTGGGCTGCCAAGCTCCCCGAGCAGGCTCGCGAGGCCGCTCCCGGCACGAAGGTCGCCACCCCGGTGTTCGACGGCGCATTCGAGGAGGAGATCGCAGGTCTCCTCGACTCGACGAACCTGACCCGCGACGGAGAGCGTCTGATCGACAGCTCCGGCAAGGCGAAGCTGTTCGACGGCCGCTCGGGTGAGCCGTTCCCGGCCGGCATCTCGGTCGGTTACATGTACATCCTGAAGCTGCACCACCTTGTCGACGACAAGATCCACGCACGCTCGACGGGCCCCTACTCGATGATCACCCAGCAGCCGCTCGGCGGTAAGGCCCAGTTCGGTGGCCAGCGCTTCGGTGAGATGGAGGTCTGGGCGCTCGAGGCCTACGGCGCCGCATACGCGCTGCAGGAGCTGCTGACGATCAAGTCCGACGACATCGTGGGCCGCGTCAAGGTCTACGAAGCGATCGTCAAGGGCGAGAACATCCAGGAGCCCGGCATCCCGGAGTCGTTCAAGGTCCTCATGAAGGAGATGCAGTCCCTCTGCCTGAACGTCGAGGTCCTTTCGGCCGACGGCACCGAGGTGAACCTGCGTGACAGTGACGACGAGGCCTTCCGCGCTGCGGAAGAGCTCGGCATCAACATCTCCACCCGGTTCGAGTCGACGTCGATCGACGAGATCTGA
- the rpoC gene encoding DNA-directed RNA polymerase subunit beta' encodes MLESHTFDQLRIGLATADDIRRWSFGEVKKPETINYRTLKPEKDGLFGEQIFGPSRDWECACGKYKRVRFKGIVCERCGVEVTKSSVRRERMGHIELAAPVTHIWYFKGVPSRLGYLLDMAPKDLEKVIYFAAYMVISVDEDARHRDLPTHEANLRLEIKNIADRRDARVADRLQKLEDELAALEAEGAKADQKKKAKDAAEKEMTTIRKRGDEQVAKLERMWDEFRGLEVGQLKQEDDIFQELQDRFGQYFEAYMGAESIKRRLEAFDLAAEADSLHLQISEGKGQRKIRAIKRLKVVNSFLSTGMSPASMVLDVVPVIPPELRPMVQLDGGRFATSDLNDLYRRVINRNNRLRRLIDLGAPEIIVNNEKRMLQEAVDALFDNGRRGRPVTGTGNRALKSLSDMLKGKQGRFRQNLLGKRVDYSGRSVIIVGPQLKLHQCGLPKQMALELFKPFVIKRLIDLGHSQNIKAAKRAVERTRPEVWDVLEEIIRERPVLLNRAPTLHRLGIQAFEPQLVEGKAIQLHPLVCAAFNADFDGDQMAVHLPLSVEAQAEARVLMLASNNILKPSDGRPVTLPSQDMIIGLHHLTTLKEGAAGEGRVFGSVGEAILAKDEGTLDLQAKVRIRVPGLTFLEGEAPEGYERHGLVDASLGQAIFNDTLPKGYPFVREQADKGKLSQIVNKLAEEYPKTEVAASLDRIKDAGFHWATRSGVTVALSDVLTPPNKKEIVAAYEKQAAKVQGQFEKGLTTDAERRQELIKIWTEATDEVQKAMRDNFPSDNTINRMVSSGARGNWLQIRNIAGMRGLVNNPKGEIIPRPIISSYREGLSVAEYFIATHGARKGLADTALRTADSGYLTRRLVDVSQDVIIREEDCGTTKGLEFTIAAPGADGELVRDANVENSVFARTLAAAVVDAQGTVLAEAGDDVGDVLIDKLVAGGIESIKVRSVLTCDSAVGVCAKCYGRSLASGKLVDIGEAVGIIAAQSIGEPGTQLTMRTFHTGGSASADDITQGLPRVQELFEARTPKGASPIAEADGVIKIDETDKAKKLILTPDNGDEPHVYPVLKRATLLVEDGQRVVVGQPLQVGTLDPKEVMRVQGAREVQKYLVGGVQGVYRSQGVPIHDKHIEVIVRQMLRKVTVVDHGETDLLPGELVDFKRYQQMNREAVAAGKRPASGRPELMGITKASLATESWLSAASFQETTRVLTQAAMEGKSDPLVGLKENVIIGKLIPAGTGLAKYRNVVVEATEEAKSERYPNRIFASDGAYSDADLSYVDFDSFSTDDFTPGSYN; translated from the coding sequence GTGCTCGAGTCACACACCTTCGATCAGCTTCGCATCGGTCTCGCCACCGCCGACGACATCCGTCGTTGGTCCTTCGGCGAGGTCAAGAAGCCCGAGACCATCAACTACCGCACGCTGAAGCCCGAGAAGGACGGCCTCTTCGGAGAGCAGATCTTCGGACCTTCCCGCGACTGGGAGTGCGCCTGCGGTAAGTACAAGCGCGTCCGCTTCAAGGGCATCGTCTGCGAGCGCTGCGGCGTGGAGGTCACCAAGTCCTCCGTTCGTCGTGAGCGCATGGGCCACATCGAGCTCGCCGCCCCCGTCACCCACATCTGGTACTTCAAGGGCGTGCCTTCGCGCCTCGGATACCTGCTGGACATGGCGCCGAAGGACCTCGAGAAGGTCATCTACTTCGCCGCCTACATGGTGATCTCGGTCGACGAGGATGCGCGTCACCGCGACCTCCCGACCCACGAGGCGAACCTCCGCCTCGAGATCAAGAACATCGCCGACCGTCGCGACGCCCGCGTCGCCGACCGCCTGCAGAAGCTGGAAGACGAGCTCGCCGCCCTCGAGGCGGAGGGAGCCAAGGCCGACCAGAAGAAGAAGGCCAAGGACGCCGCCGAGAAGGAGATGACCACGATCCGCAAGCGCGGCGACGAGCAGGTCGCCAAGCTCGAGCGGATGTGGGACGAGTTCCGCGGCCTCGAGGTCGGTCAGCTCAAGCAGGAAGACGACATCTTCCAGGAGCTGCAGGACCGCTTCGGCCAGTACTTCGAGGCCTACATGGGCGCCGAGTCGATCAAGCGTCGCCTCGAGGCGTTCGACCTGGCCGCCGAGGCGGACTCGCTGCACCTGCAGATCTCCGAGGGCAAGGGCCAGCGCAAGATCCGTGCGATCAAGCGCCTGAAGGTCGTCAACTCGTTCCTGTCGACGGGCATGAGCCCCGCGTCGATGGTCCTGGACGTCGTCCCGGTCATCCCGCCGGAGCTCCGCCCCATGGTCCAGCTCGACGGTGGCCGTTTCGCCACGTCGGACCTGAACGACCTGTACCGCCGCGTCATCAACCGCAACAACCGTCTTCGTCGTCTGATCGACCTCGGTGCCCCCGAGATCATCGTCAACAACGAGAAGCGGATGCTGCAGGAGGCCGTCGACGCACTGTTCGACAACGGCCGCCGCGGTCGTCCCGTCACCGGTACCGGCAACCGCGCTCTGAAGTCCCTCAGCGACATGCTGAAGGGCAAGCAGGGTCGCTTCCGCCAGAACCTGCTCGGCAAGCGCGTCGACTACTCGGGCCGTTCGGTCATCATCGTCGGCCCGCAGCTGAAGCTGCACCAGTGCGGTCTGCCCAAGCAGATGGCGCTGGAGCTCTTCAAGCCGTTCGTCATCAAGCGCCTGATCGACCTCGGTCACTCGCAGAACATCAAGGCCGCCAAGCGCGCCGTCGAGCGCACCCGTCCCGAGGTCTGGGACGTGCTCGAGGAGATCATCCGCGAGCGTCCGGTTCTCCTGAACCGTGCGCCCACGCTGCACCGCCTCGGCATCCAGGCGTTCGAGCCGCAGCTCGTCGAGGGCAAGGCCATCCAGCTCCACCCGCTCGTCTGCGCCGCCTTCAACGCGGACTTCGACGGTGACCAGATGGCCGTGCACCTGCCGCTGTCGGTCGAGGCTCAGGCCGAGGCCCGCGTGCTGATGCTCGCCTCGAACAACATCCTGAAGCCGTCGGACGGCCGTCCGGTCACCCTGCCCTCGCAGGACATGATCATCGGTCTGCACCACCTGACGACCCTCAAGGAGGGCGCCGCCGGTGAGGGCCGCGTGTTCGGTTCCGTCGGCGAGGCGATCCTGGCCAAGGACGAGGGCACCCTCGACCTGCAGGCCAAGGTCCGCATCCGCGTCCCCGGCCTGACCTTCCTCGAGGGGGAGGCTCCGGAGGGCTACGAGCGTCACGGTCTGGTGGATGCCTCGCTCGGCCAGGCGATCTTCAACGACACGCTTCCCAAGGGCTACCCGTTCGTTCGCGAGCAGGCCGACAAGGGCAAGCTGTCGCAGATCGTCAACAAGCTGGCCGAGGAGTACCCGAAGACCGAGGTTGCGGCATCCCTCGACCGGATCAAGGACGCCGGCTTCCACTGGGCCACCCGTTCGGGTGTGACCGTCGCCCTCAGCGACGTCCTCACGCCGCCGAACAAGAAGGAGATCGTCGCCGCCTACGAGAAGCAGGCAGCGAAGGTCCAGGGTCAGTTCGAGAAGGGTCTCACGACCGACGCCGAGCGTCGCCAGGAGCTCATCAAGATCTGGACCGAAGCGACCGACGAGGTCCAGAAGGCGATGCGGGACAACTTCCCGTCCGACAACACCATCAATCGCATGGTGAGCTCGGGTGCTCGTGGTAACTGGCTGCAGATCCGCAACATCGCGGGTATGCGAGGCCTGGTGAACAACCCCAAGGGTGAGATCATCCCCCGACCGATCATCTCCTCGTACCGCGAGGGTCTGTCGGTGGCGGAGTACTTCATCGCGACGCACGGTGCCCGTAAGGGTCTGGCCGACACGGCCCTCCGTACGGCCGACTCGGGGTACCTCACGCGTCGTCTCGTCGACGTCTCGCAGGATGTCATCATCCGCGAGGAGGACTGCGGCACGACCAAGGGTCTCGAGTTCACGATCGCCGCTCCCGGCGCCGACGGCGAGCTCGTCCGCGACGCGAACGTCGAGAACTCGGTGTTCGCCCGCACCCTGGCCGCCGCTGTGGTCGACGCTCAGGGCACCGTCCTGGCAGAGGCAGGCGACGACGTGGGCGACGTCCTCATCGACAAGCTGGTCGCCGGTGGTATCGAGAGCATCAAGGTGCGCTCGGTCCTGACCTGCGACTCGGCCGTCGGTGTCTGCGCGAAGTGCTACGGCCGTTCGCTGGCCAGCGGCAAGCTCGTCGACATCGGCGAGGCCGTCGGCATCATCGCCGCTCAGTCGATCGGTGAGCCCGGTACCCAGCTGACGATGCGTACGTTCCACACCGGTGGTTCGGCATCGGCGGATGACATCACCCAGGGTCTGCCCCGCGTCCAGGAGCTGTTCGAGGCCCGTACCCCCAAGGGCGCGTCCCCGATCGCCGAGGCCGACGGTGTCATCAAGATCGATGAGACCGACAAGGCCAAGAAGCTCATCCTGACCCCGGACAATGGCGACGAGCCGCACGTCTACCCGGTCCTCAAGCGCGCCACCCTCCTCGTCGAGGACGGCCAGCGCGTCGTGGTCGGTCAGCCGCTGCAGGTCGGAACGCTCGACCCCAAGGAGGTCATGCGCGTGCAGGGTGCCCGCGAGGTGCAGAAGTACCTCGTCGGCGGCGTGCAGGGCGTGTACCGCTCGCAGGGTGTGCCGATCCACGACAAGCACATCGAGGTCATCGTGCGCCAGATGCTGCGCAAGGTCACGGTCGTCGACCACGGCGAGACGGACCTGCTGCCCGGTGAGCTGGTGGACTTCAAGCGCTACCAGCAGATGAACCGCGAGGCGGTCGCCGCGGGCAAGCGTCCCGCGTCGGGTCGTCCCGAGCTGATGGGTATCACGAAGGCGTCGCTCGCGACGGAGTCGTGGCTCTCGGCCGCATCGTTCCAGGAGACCACCCGCGTCCTCACGCAGGCGGCCATGGAGGGCAAGAGCGACCCGCTCGTCGGCCTCAAGGAGAACGTCATCATCGGAAAGCTCATCCCCGCCGGCACCGGCCTTGCGAAGTACCGCAACGTCGTGGTCGAGGCGACGGAGGAGGCCAAGAGCGAGCGGTACCCCAACCGCATCTTCGCCTCGGACGGCGCCTACAGCGACGCCGACCTGAGCTACGTCGACTTCGACAGCTTCTCGACCGACGACTTCACCCCGGGCAGCTACAACTGA